The DNA sequence TATGTTTGCTAAGGTATTTTTTGCAGAAATAGTGGTACAATATCCTTAGAATAGTTCAAAATCTATCTTTGCTAGGGGAAAGGGAGATTGAACTCCCTGATGCATGGGATTAATGTCCTATAAAAAGGAAATGTTATAAAGGTGATATTGATGGAAAGATATGAATTTACAGCGACAACAGCAAAATCAGATATAATAATTGGTGTCCTTTTTCCCATGTTCCTCATGCTTCCTGTATTGGGAATACAGTTGGCTGTATTCTATTTAAAACTGAATGATTTTTTTAAATCACAACCTCTTTTTCTTTATACGATAGTATTAGTGTTTTTTGGCATTAGTTTTCTTTTAATTAAAAAAATACAAGGTAGTCTAGTGAAGAATTTTGTCGTAGAATTATCTGGAAGAAATATTAGGATTTGGTGTGATGGAAAGGAGATTGTATCAGGAGAAGTTGTTTTCTGTAGGATAAAAAATAAGGAGCCTAAACTGGGGGCGAGAGCCTTAAATGTAGACATAGACACCAAGGGGGATAACATTAAATTTCGAGTTCGGTCTAAGGAATATGAAAGTTTATCATCTTCTACTTGGAATCCTCTCGGGACAAGCAAACCCTCTGATGTAGAAACGTTATTATCTTTGGGCAAAAAAATAAAAAATGCTATGGAGGAAGAAGTTTTGATAGAAGATGAAGCTTCAAAAAAAACTCGATCGTTTTGATTTAAAATGGGTAAACCTACTTGAAATTATAGTCTGATACGAAAGATTTAGTATGTCATTTTTTCCAAAAGTTACTAGAATTTTGATAGAAATTCAATTTTCTTCTTGACCCTGACCTTGGGTAAGGGATTATACTAATAGTAGATAAGAAAGGAGATTACTATGAAAATCAATATGATTCGTTCAGATAAAGTTTATCAAGAGATGCTAGAGCTACCCTTAGAAAAGAGAGAAGGTTGCTTTCGAGCCAAAATATTAGGACCTTTTGCAACGAAATACCAAACTCAACACATTCCTTTAAAAGCGAAGTATCCTGGAGGATTTGATGCTCTGTTTCTACTTGGCTTTATGAATCAGTTGCCTGCAACTCTCTCGGAAAAGGATAGACCGGCTATCGACGCTCTAAGTTCTGATCAACTCTGGCAAAATTGTCAAGATACCATCAAGAGGAGTATTGGTCTTTTTGAGCAGGCTGGCTATGACTTAGAGGTTGAGGATTACCATTTTACTATTTTATTGGGCAATCCAGAAAAACCTATGCTACAGCTCAATAAGGGTTATAGCGGAGATGGTGGAATTCCAGGATACCTCATGCTTAGTCTGTTACCAAATGACTATACTTTGCCCCGTGTACAGGCGGCGTTGGCCCATGAGTGTAATCACAATGTCCGTTTCCAATTTGTCAAATGGAATCAGCAGACGACATTAGCAGACTGGGTAGTCAGTGAAGGATTGGCAGAGTCTTTTGCGGCTGAGATCTATGGTAAGGATCTCATTGGGCCTTGGGTCACTTCAACCAGTCCAGAGCAGTTAGAAGAGATTAAGCCCATCATATCAAGTCAGCTTCAGCTAACGGGGATGGCGGAAATGGCTCCTTATCTCTACGGTGATGAAATAGCTGAGATACAGGGGCAGATACCGGTTGGAATGCCCTATGCTGCGGGCTATGCTTATGGCTATCATCTGATACAAGCCTATCTGAAAATGACTGGCAAAACTATTATTGAAGCAACTGTGACACCAACGGAACAGATTTTAGAGGCGACGAAAGACTTTTGGAAATGACACTTTTGCTTGCAAATCTGCCAGAGTTTGATATAATGTAGGTAATTTCTGGAGGAGACTATATGCACTATAAAAGAGTTGAATTAAAAGTCACAAATCAAGGTATCCATGAGCACAAGATTTTTCAAGGTGTTAAGATTTTCAGTCGTAGCAAGTTATCCAAAGATCGGAAAAGCATTCTAACACAGAAGCTTTACCTGACACCGAAGCAGAACATCGTTTACTATCAACGTACAGATGTCAACTATGACCAGAACTGGCATCATCATAAGGACTATTACGAATTAGCTTATGGTCAAATGGATAGAGAGACGATTTTTAAGGTTTGCCAAGATTTTGACGAACTAAGTCCTTTTCTGGAGAACGAGCTGCTGGAGAAGCTAAAAGAAAAGCAGTCAACAGGCAAATTTTTTGAAAAATTAGATATATAAAAATTCG is a window from the Streptococcus oralis genome containing:
- a CDS encoding DUF2268 domain-containing protein; this translates as MKINMIRSDKVYQEMLELPLEKREGCFRAKILGPFATKYQTQHIPLKAKYPGGFDALFLLGFMNQLPATLSEKDRPAIDALSSDQLWQNCQDTIKRSIGLFEQAGYDLEVEDYHFTILLGNPEKPMLQLNKGYSGDGGIPGYLMLSLLPNDYTLPRVQAALAHECNHNVRFQFVKWNQQTTLADWVVSEGLAESFAAEIYGKDLIGPWVTSTSPEQLEEIKPIISSQLQLTGMAEMAPYLYGDEIAEIQGQIPVGMPYAAGYAYGYHLIQAYLKMTGKTIIEATVTPTEQILEATKDFWK
- a CDS encoding EXLDI protein — translated: MHYKRVELKVTNQGIHEHKIFQGVKIFSRSKLSKDRKSILTQKLYLTPKQNIVYYQRTDVNYDQNWHHHKDYYELAYGQMDRETIFKVCQDFDELSPFLENELLEKLKEKQSTGKFFEKLDI